ATATCTGAAATGAATATTTCTTTGCCACACGTCGGACAATTTCCTTTTTCTGCATCATAAGGCAGAGTTGCGTCGTTGCTTTCGCAATGCGGGCATTGAAACGGCGGTAATGATTTTGTTTTGCCTGACCATTTTTCGTATGCCAACCATTTTAGCGTTTCAATCGGCTCGCCGTTGAGCGAATCGTCTTTGAGGGATTCATAAATGATTTGACGAACAGCTTGAGAAACTGAAACGCCTGGCACTTTAATGTGGCGAAGTGGAAACACTGTAGCATGGTATAATGCAGAATCTGCCATTAAATCACGCAGTTCAAAAGGGTGTGGCGACTCTCTGTCAATTTTGTTCAATGCTATTTGGTCGAGTCGCAGAAGTGCGGTTTTGATAAAAGCTAAGGCTTTATATGGGGGTGTTTCGTCTTGAATAGGTTGCCAAGAGCCGTCAACACTAAAAATTATATCAAGCGGCAGTTTTGCCGACGGAAACGATTCCCAGTAAACAGTATCAGTTTCTTCACCCTTTGATGGTTGTTCAAAACTAGCCACTAATTTTTGAACAAGGGAACTTTTCAAAACTTCGAGATGCCCAAGTTTACTAGCTTTCTCACTAGGTAAGTTTTTTCCAGCTTGATAAGGCATAGGTTACTTCCCATCTTGTACTTTTGGCTCAAACTTAAAAGCTTGCACAGGAACCACAAAACGATGTGAGCGCGTCAACATCCTAATATAGCCGGGGGTTTTGGCGCGAAGAATATCATCCTTCAAACTCTCATAAGCTACATTCATCTTGGCTAGTGCATTCACTTCATCTTGCGATGACAAATGAGCAATAAAAAAGTTTTCCGTTTGCGCCAATAAGTCCCCATTTACTGTTGTCGGCGACTGTGTTGAATAAACCATACCGATTTGATACTTTGCGCCTTCCTTCGCGAAGCGATTGTAAATTTTCGTTGGGTCTTCGTGGCGCGGGAAAAGATTATGCGCCTCTTCAAAATAAATTTGAATGAAATGATTTCCTAAACGATCATTACTGAATTTCTCAACTTGATGCTCAAAAACTGCGTTAGAAAGCATATCTGAAAAGTAATCTCTGAGTGTCGGATGTGCATTTCCTAAATCCAAAATGACTGTTTGGCCTTCGTCTAAAGTTTGCAAAACACCTCGCACGAAATTGTCAGCGTTTGGGTCGTGATATCTTCTATAAGGAGAGATCAAAGATGTTCCGCTCCGTCCGGTTTGCGGCTCTAGAAACTCCAACAAATGAATATCGTCGGTATCAAAAATTGAGCCGCCACTGCCAGTAGAAATTAAGGCGGCGTGGTTAGGATTGTCACGGCGAAACCGATTGATATTTTCAAGTTCTTGTTGTAGCGAGCTAAGGTTTTGCGGTTGGGCGGGAAGCGCGGAAGCGTCTTGAGCGCGGTATACAGCCATTCGTAGGTTTTGATTAAAATTTGGATTGAATCCGATTGGTCTTATTCCAGTGGGAGCAGAATTTTGTAGTCGTGTTTCGTTAGCTTGAAAGCCTGCTTTGAACAAAATTGCCCAAAACATTTGAATTTTTCTCACTGCTCTATTTCGTTCGCCGCCGGGCGGCATTTTATAAACTTCATCTAAAGCGGGAAGTTCGACACTTGCATAACTAGCAACGTAACCGGAAAGCCTGTTATCTTGCGCCAGAAAACTATAAATAATGCCTTGTGAACTATCGGGCTGCTCGTAAAAATTCAATTTTAATGGCTTTGATTCGCGTTTTTCTTTTTTAGTCAAAGCATAAACTTCACATCTGTCTGGGTAAACTGTTGGCAAAGATGTGTTTTGCGGATTGTCGTTAGCATATTCACCATTGATGTCAAAAATCAATTGCCCGACGGTTGTTTGTTTTTCATTTTTCCGTTTCTGGTAAGTTTCAAGCAAACTTTGTGCAAGCAATTTGACAACATTGCTTTTCCCGAGCCGTGTTTTGCCAAACATTGCTGTCCTTGCTCCGAGAAAGTCCGTTGTCGAAACGCAAACGTCAACTTTCGGTTGTGCTTTATTCGGCAATGGCAAACGACATTCGGTCAAACGCAAGTTTCCGATTGGGAATTGGTTTTCGGTTGCAACCAAACTGTTAATAACAAGATTCAATAAATTATCATCGGGCGCATAAACCTTGTACTTATGTGCACTGACGAAGTTATTCACATCACCAGAAAACTCAACTGTATCGTCTTGGTGAGGGTGGGGGTAGAACATTCCTAAAACCCCTGTTGTTAATGCGCCCCATTGCAACTCCGCTTGAGTGAATCGGTCTAGCTCAGGCATCGATTTCTTCTGGAGTTCAAAATAAGTTTGCTGCGTTTCTTTTGAAAGAGGCGTCGGTGCAGAATCAAGAACGCGCAGCAAGGTAAAATGAGGTGTTTCGATGGAATCTTTAAGTGCTGGAGTCATAATCAGTAGCGAATTGCGCGGAACGCCACCGACGGCGATTTTGAAAGGATCTGAGGTGATAATTGTTATTGTGTCGTAACCAATATCAAGAACATAACCGACAAAGCGAAGTTCAGAATATTTTTTCGCTATTTCATTAGCGGTTTCACGCTCTAAAAACTCTTTGAGTATGCGTAGGGGATGTGTTTGTTGGGCGGCTTGATTGAAAAAAGTTTGCATCAGTTTAATCCTCCTCTGTTTTTATAACTTGTAATGAGAACCTCACCTGAATTATTTGACAGAATTCCGGGTCTTCGCCCTGTGCCTTTTGGAATAGAATGGATTTTATAACCTTTGAATAAATTTGTAATTTCAGGATGGCTGGAAGTTGTTAATGCCCAATGAAGACCCCGTTTCTTTGCTCGTATTAAAGTGCTTGCCAATCGCTGATGGTCAGCAAAACTAAACTGCTGTCCCACATAATGTGCATGAATTTGCTCTTTATCACCTGGGCGATATGGAGGGTCGAGAAATAGAAAATCTCCTGTTTCGCAATTATCAATGACTGTTTCAAAATCTGCACATTTCAATTGTATACCCTTCAATGCTTTTGAAGTCAGAAGTAACGTTTCTTCTGTGATAACCCAACGCCTATCCTGTCCGCCGTACCCAACATTGAATTCCCCATTTGTATTGTGCCGCCACATTCCTTTGAAACAAGTGCGATTTAAGTAAAGCATTCGCGCAGCACGTTCTGGAAGAGAACTAGCCTCACTTTTATCACGGATTTTGTGATAACTATTTTTATTATTGCCAAACGAATGGTACAGTTTCCAAACAATGTGCGGTGCATAACGAACGCCACAATAAATGTCTATTAAATCGGAGTTGATGTCAGAAAGAAGAGCCTGCGAAGGGTTTAAATAAAAAAATAACGCTCCGCCTCCAACAAACGGCTCCACATATTTACCAGTTATTTGCTCAGCAGTTGGAATATGTGGAATGAGAAAACTCAATAACCGCCGCTTGCCACCTGGGTAACGAATTAGATGCGCTATTTGACTCATTTATTATAAATGTAACTTAAAGGGGTAATACGTTTCTTCCTCACTCCTAACCACATCATAGACGAATTGCTAAATTCCTGATTTCAAGAATATGCCAAAAATAATATGACTGATTTGGGGCTGTCACCCAATCAAAATAACAGGAGAAATCTAGCATAAAATTTTTGTACAAGAAACACAGCCACATATTGTTGTGGTTTTATTTAATATCAGCAGGGTTTACTGATGTTATCTCTGTGAAGCGTTTAAAATCATCCGTGTTGAAGGTGAGCAGGTGACTGATGGTGTGAACTTTCATCGCCGCAGCGATACGCGCATCAGGCGAGGGTTTGCCCAAGACCTGGTGTTGCGAGACCAGAAGTTTCCATTCGTTATAGATGGCAGGAACATCGGGTTTTAAGAAAAAGACGGTGGTGAATTTCTCCAGGTGCAAGCGTGCTTCGTCGGCAGTCAAACCTAAACCGTTCGCCTTTTGCGGACGAGTAGCAATCGCCCAGAATTCGTATAAATTCTGAGCGAGAACAAAAATTTCTTCACCTCTGCTGAGAAGCGTTCCCACTGACTGTTTGGCGATGCCGTGCATGGGGTGGCTTGCTTCTATGCTACGCGCCAGCACGTTGGTATCTAAAGCGTAGCTCATAATTGGTTATTTTCGCGTTCTTGATAAATGCTCTCGCGGGTATCATCGGCTATCGCGCCAATGACTGAATGGCTCTCTACCCACTCGCGCCAGAGGCTGGCTTTTTCAGAAGAACTTAACTGCTGAGTTTCTGATGGCGGAATTTTATCTCGAAGAAGACGGTTCAAATACTCATCTATGGAAATGCCAAGCGCGTTTGCCTGAGCCGCCAAACGTTCAGCCGTCTCCGGTTTTATCGTTTCAAGTATTGCGCTCATGGGCGCATTTTAACACGAGGTCATTTGAATGTTCACTGATTTTTTGGCGATTCATTTCAAGGCTGCGAACACGAATGATGTCAGGTTGTTGCGGAAATGTAGGAGAATGCTTGTTCTAAAAAATTATCCAGATTGTTTGGACGCGGGTTCGCGGATTCGCGTCAGGAAACAAACTTTCCGGTCTTAGGATTG
This genomic window from Acidobacteriota bacterium contains:
- a CDS encoding DUF87 domain-containing protein, with product MQTFFNQAAQQTHPLRILKEFLERETANEIAKKYSELRFVGYVLDIGYDTITIITSDPFKIAVGGVPRNSLLIMTPALKDSIETPHFTLLRVLDSAPTPLSKETQQTYFELQKKSMPELDRFTQAELQWGALTTGVLGMFYPHPHQDDTVEFSGDVNNFVSAHKYKVYAPDDNLLNLVINSLVATENQFPIGNLRLTECRLPLPNKAQPKVDVCVSTTDFLGARTAMFGKTRLGKSNVVKLLAQSLLETYQKRKNEKQTTVGQLIFDINGEYANDNPQNTSLPTVYPDRCEVYALTKKEKRESKPLKLNFYEQPDSSQGIIYSFLAQDNRLSGYVASYASVELPALDEVYKMPPGGERNRAVRKIQMFWAILFKAGFQANETRLQNSAPTGIRPIGFNPNFNQNLRMAVYRAQDASALPAQPQNLSSLQQELENINRFRRDNPNHAALISTGSGGSIFDTDDIHLLEFLEPQTGRSGTSLISPYRRYHDPNADNFVRGVLQTLDEGQTVILDLGNAHPTLRDYFSDMLSNAVFEHQVEKFSNDRLGNHFIQIYFEEAHNLFPRHEDPTKIYNRFAKEGAKYQIGMVYSTQSPTTVNGDLLAQTENFFIAHLSSQDEVNALAKMNVAYESLKDDILRAKTPGYIRMLTRSHRFVVPVQAFKFEPKVQDGK
- a CDS encoding Dam family site-specific DNA-(adenine-N6)-methyltransferase, whose protein sequence is MSQIAHLIRYPGGKRRLLSFLIPHIPTAEQITGKYVEPFVGGGALFFYLNPSQALLSDINSDLIDIYCGVRYAPHIVWKLYHSFGNNKNSYHKIRDKSEASSLPERAARMLYLNRTCFKGMWRHNTNGEFNVGYGGQDRRWVITEETLLLTSKALKGIQLKCADFETVIDNCETGDFLFLDPPYRPGDKEQIHAHYVGQQFSFADHQRLASTLIRAKKRGLHWALTTSSHPEITNLFKGYKIHSIPKGTGRRPGILSNNSGEVLITSYKNRGGLN
- a CDS encoding type II toxin-antitoxin system VapC family toxin; this encodes MSYALDTNVLARSIEASHPMHGIAKQSVGTLLSRGEEIFVLAQNLYEFWAIATRPQKANGLGLTADEARLHLEKFTTVFFLKPDVPAIYNEWKLLVSQHQVLGKPSPDARIAAAMKVHTISHLLTFNTDDFKRFTEITSVNPADIK